In Mucilaginibacter auburnensis, the genomic stretch GAATAGAAATTTGTGTTTCATGATAGATATTGCTCGCAAAGATATTGTATTCACCTATTGTTTTTATTCACCTATATTGATAGCGATTTTGCGTTAATTAATTTCCTTTCAGGTGGTCGTGAGCACCATGATATAATAGTTAAAACAATTAATAGTGTTGAACCGAACATGGTTATAACTCCGTCGGCAACTACCAGATGCGAAACTACCGCACCACTCATGGCAAAAAAGAAACTAGCATATGCCCACTCTTTCAGCAAGGTAAATTTCGGTAACAGCACGGTTATCACGCCGGCAATTTTCCAAACACCTAACACAATTAAGAGATAACGGGGGTAGCCCAGATGCGCCATCATAGCGGTTTCATCTTTGGTTTCCAGCAATTGCACTATAGCTGTTGAGGTCATACCGAGTGCAAGCCATAATGTGACTACCCAATAAATAATTTTGTTTCTTTTGTTCATAATGCCTTACTTAAGTTGCATTACAATTTCCTCCAAACGGTTATGCGCCATATTAAGGCCTTGTTTAAACGGCATCTGCAACATGCGGTCGCGGTGTTCATTTGATCGGTAGATGGTGTGAATGGTAAGTTTAGAGGTATCGTCTGTTAATTTTTCAAAATCCAAAAACTCCAATTGTACATCAAATGGCATATTTTCAAATTCAAATGTGCGCGTTATTTTGGTGCCGGCTATAAACTCATGTATGGAACCATTAAAGCGATACTTGTTGCCTTTTGGGTCGGTGGTTTCAAATTGGAAGCCTCCATGTTTTTCATTATCCAGCTTTAAAACTTTGGTGCCCATCCATTGCTCTAAAATTTCAGCATCGGTATAAGCCCTGAACAGCAATTCAACGGGCAGGTCAAACTCGCGCGTAATGCTGAGGTCGTTTCGGCCATTTTCTGCATTAATTTTTGTTTTGAGTTCCATATAAGGTTTATTTTTTGTTTTGCTGATAGGTTTTCATAATAGCTTCCAGTTTGTTGAAACGGTCATCCCATATCTGGCGGAAAGGCTCAATAAAGTCTGCCACGTCTTTCATTTTTTTAGCATTGATGTGGTAATGTACCTCCCGCCCGCTTTGCGTTTGGGCAAGTAATTCGCATTCGGTAAGTATCTGTAAATGTTTGGAAATGGTTGGCCGGGCTGTATCAAAGTTAGCAGCTATCGCGCCTGCCGTCATACTTTGCGATGCCAACAATAAGAGTATGGCCCTGCGGGTAGGGTCGGCTATGGCCTGGAATACATCACGTCGTAAATTCATTGTGTAGCTATTTGGCTACAAATATATATGTAGTTATTTAACTACGAAAATTTATTTGAATGCTATTGAAGTTGGGCGCTATCCTTATTGTATTTACTGCGATAAACCAATGGGGACACCCCCGTGAATCGTCTGAACACTTCTCGGAAAGCTTTCAGATCAGAATAGCCAACTTCGTACATCACTTCGTTGATAGATTTACGTGTGGTTTCAAAAGCCTTTTTTGCCGATTCAACTTTAACACGCTGGGCGTACTCAATAGGGGTGTTACCGGTTGCCTTTATAAACCGACGATCAAAGTTTCTGCGGCCAATGGCAAATTTGGCTGAAAGGGTTTCCACAGATATTTTTTCGCTCAGCTGACTCTCAATATAAGCCTGCGCTTCGCGTACCATTTCGTCACTGTGTTGCTTTTGCCCCTCAAAAATAATAAAGCCCGATTGCCTATGACGGTCAATCTCTATCTGAAAGATCTTTGAGCAGTAGATAGCCGTATGGCGGTCAAAATATTTTTCTACAATGTATAACACCAGATTCAAAAAAGAGTAAGCCCCGCCATTGGTGTAAATACCATGTTCATCTGTTATCAATTCATCAGTTTGCAGGTTTACATTTGGGAACTGAGTTCTGAACTTGTTAGCGAAATTCCAATGGGTTGAACAATTACGCCCATCAAGCAGTCCTGTTGAGGCCAGCATAAAGGCTGCGCTGCACATGCTGGCTATTTCGGCTCCGTTTTTATATTGTTTTTCTATCCATTGCAACAGCGCCACGTTTTCCGGAGCTGACCTATCAAATGAAGATGGTAAAGATGGTATAATGATCAGGTTGGTTTTGCTCAGATCTGTGACAAAGGAATGGGTTTTTACAGTAAACAGGCCATTTGCCAAGGCGGTCCGTGGGGTAGTGCCAGCTATTTCAATGTTAAACAGCTGCCTGCCTTGGCTTTGCTTACAATAAGTGTTAGCCCTGGTTAAAATTTCGTATGCACCGGCTATGCAGGCAACAGTACCAAGGGTAGTAGCGCATGATGGAGCGAGTATAGTGATGTGTTTCATTGCTTTATTACAAATATAATAAAATGAAAGTGTCCAAATCAACCCATAATAATGTCTATTTTGACCTATCCTGCGGGTTGCTTACGACGTTAAATTTGTGATAAAACCAACATTCATATGAAATTTAAAATTATTGCAATAGCACTGTGCATGCTATTTGGTGGCCAGTTAGCCAAAGCTCAGGTTAAAGTAACAGAGATTGTAAAAGAGTGGGAGCGATCAAAAGCTTATACAAAAGAGTATTTAGACGCTATGCCCGAAACCGGTTACAGTTTAAAGCCCACTTCTCAAATGCGTTCATTTGCCGAGCAAATGTTGCACATTGCTGATGCTAATTATGGTTTGGCTTCTTCAGCTCTGAATGTTAAGAGCCCGGTGGAGTTAGGATCATTGGAGAAAAGTACCGATAAATCGAAATCGAACGTAATCCGGCTGGTGATGAATAGTTATGATTACATTATATCAAGCATTAATAAAATGACGGATGCCCAGTTAAATGAACCTGTAAAAATGATTGGCAGCTTTGACATGGATAAACGTACGGGACTGGCTAAAACTTTGGAACACCAGGCCCATCATCGCGGTCAGACAACGGTGTATTTGAGATTAGCAGGCGTAACTCCTCCGCAGGAGAAACTTTTTTAAACTAATTTACAATACCAACTATGGACACAAACGATTTTACAACCGCTATAACAGTCGACCAAAGTCCTGAACAGGTTTTTGATGCGGTTATTTCACCACAACAATGGTGGTCGGGCCAATTTGAGGGCAGTACTAAACAGCTTAATGATGAGTTTACCTATCGTTATAAAGATATGCACTATTCCAAACAATGCGTAACTGAGTTTATGCCTAATAAAAAAGTGGTTTGGCAGGTTACAGACAGTAATCTTAGTTTTTTAGAAGATAAGCATGAATGGACAGGCTCTAAAATAGTGTTTGAAATAAGCCACGTGGGCGATAAAACACAGCTTAAATTCACACACTATGGTATAAGCCCGGCAGTTGAATGTTACGATGCCTGTTCAAACGCCTGGAGTCAGTTAATTCAACAGAGCCTTTATGGTTTTATCACTACCGGAAAAACGGAGAAGCCGGAATTAGCTTAATACAAAATACACCTTACCCATATATCATTAAATGTAAAAGGTTGCCGTACAAATTGTATCGGCAACCTTGCTGATCGGGGTTATTTGAGTAACTACAAAATGTAAAACATTACATTGGCTTGTTGTACATTCTGCTCGTTGCTTTTTTCATATTCATCGTGCATCAATTGGTGCAGGTCGCGGTCAATCTTCTTGCTGATAGCTGTCATGGGTGTATCGGTAGGTTTATTCTCGAATGGGTCTTGCAGGTGTATGGCCATTTTCTCAATTAAAAAGAATGATGCTGAAATAGCAACTACTAATGGTATTTGAAATATACCAACGTGCTCTATCAAACTGAAAGGCATCATCAAAGCAAACATAATTACCAATACGTGTATATACAGACTATACGTAACCGGGAACACGGTGTTTTTTATCCTTTCGCAAGCACCCATGGTATTGGAAAATCTGGTGAGCGTTTCATCAAGCGCTACCTGCTGATATTGATTGATCCAGCCAAGCTTTAAAAGCAACCTTATGTCGTTACCATGTTGTTCAAGCAAGGCCATAGGTGTATTATCTAAAGTCATAACTGCCCGTTTTTCTTCTTCAGCTATCAGTCCATTAAGCGGTTCACAAGTATTTTGGCCACGTAAATGGTTAGTGAGCGCATAACACCAGGCAATCTGGCGTTTTATAATGCGTTCACGCAGAGGTGATCTGTCTTCGTTCTGATAAGTGTCGTTATCTACAAATGTTAATATCTGCCTTGCCAGCGAGCGAGAGTCGTTTACAATGGCTCCCCATATGGTGCGTGCTTCCCACCAACGGTCATAGGCCTGGTTGGAGCGAAAGGCAAGTAATAATGATATAATGGTACCCAAAATTGCCGGTATGGCAATAGGTATTGATACGCCTGGGAAATTATATGCAGTGTGTGCAATATATACAAGGCTTGAATAAGCAGCCAGTAATGCCATCTCCATTTTAATTTTTCCCATAACGTAGCTAAACGGAATATTTCTCTTTAATAGCATAGCGTTTTATTTTACTTGTTAAGCATATTGTTCAGTGAGATTTTGCTCCTGAACATCTTCTGTTTGTGTATGTTGCTGTGAAGCCGCCTGTGGTTTTTCTAATTGCAACGCGTTAATTCTGGTTATTTTACCTGCACAGCGTTTAATCATACTGTCTGGATCAACACTGGCTTTGTTCAGCTTTTTGTAATGGTAACCCGGTATCTGTAAAACAGCATCAATGTTGTTAGCTTCTAAGAAGTTAAGGAATACAACAGAAGTGTTACCATAGAAGAATTCAAGCCGTATATTTTTTAGCTGACCATCATGTTCATTTCTTAGATCAAGGCAAGTCTGATAAAATTCTTCAGGTATGTGTCTGTACTCGGCCGATCGGCGCGATAGCATCATCAATTCACGCTCGCAGTCGGTAATGCTCATCATGTGTACCATTACCACCTCTACTGCTTCAGGATGGAATTTGTCTAACAGATGAGGTATATATTCAAGCGACTGAATGCGATAATCTGTAGGAATTAGTACTGTTTTCATTATTAATGAGTTTTATGTAAGCACTATTGCTATTTACAATGGTACTACACACTCATTAGGAAGTGTTAAGAGACTTGTTAAAATCTAATTAGAGTTATCGGCTTGCTCCAAGGGAAGAGATACCATTATCTCTGTACCTGTGTTTATCTCGCTGCGTATGCCAATGGTGCCATTATGCAAGCGGATAATGTTTAAGGTTAATGGCAAGCCAACACCATGCCCATTGTATTGATGCGTATTTGAGGCCCGGAAAAAGGGTTCAAATATATGTTGTACTTCTGTTGCAGGTATGCCGATACCCTGATCGGTAACAGAAAAAACTATGCTGTTATTTTGAAGAAACAGTTTAACGTTAACTAAGGCATTTTTCGAGTATTTACAGCCGTTGCTGATGATATTACTGGCAGCCAAATGAAGCAGATTAACATTGCCCAATACATGCAAGCTGTCAGCATCAGCAGGAAGCGCAGAAAAATCGATCTGGATATTACTTTCGGGCATTATTTTTTTCACCGACTCAACAGCTGTTAGCACTAACTCATCCATACGTATCCGTTGCCAGTTTTGCTTTTTGCCGTCAAAACCCGTTTGCGCAAGCGATAACAAACTGTTCAGCATCTGTATCAGTTTGGTTGTCTCGTCGTGAATTACCGTTAATGCTTCATGATGTTTGTCGTTGCTTGTGCTATTGTTAAGCGCCAGCTCCAGTTCGCTGTTAATTACGGTGAGCGGCGTACGTAGCTCGTGCGATGCATTGCTTACAAAGTTGTTCTGGGTTTCAAAAGCTGTTTCCAGCCGGTTAAGCATGTTATTGAAAGTGTGGGCCAGTTCGCCTATTTCGTCTTTGCCGTCGGGCTCATCAAGCCGTAAGTGCAGGTTGTCGGATGTTATATTGTTGACGCTATGAATGATCTTACGCACAGGAGCGAAGGTATAGTTGGAAAAAGCCCTCCCAACAAAAAACACAATGATCAGCGCGCCAAAAAAGCCTATCAGCAATATTTTCTGAAGCTCGTTTATTTCGTTTAAACCGTATGCGTTGAGGGCAGTGGCTATAACAATGTAGCGGTCTGCTCCAATTTCAAATATTTTGCCGGCAAAAAACTTGTTGCCTTTACGGTAGGTAGAGCTTTTTAGGTTGATGATATCTCTAAAAAATGCTTCAGGCACGCCCGGGTTTTTATAGTTGCCTTGTTTGTCCGCCTTAACAATATATTCCGTTTCACCGTCAAGCCTTTCCAGGTAGCGGTTCCGCACTTCAGCATATGCAGTTTTGTTTCCGCCCGGAAGTAAGTTTATTTCAGCGGTAATATTGGTGCGGGCTTCCAACCGCTTAAAAAAGTCGCGGTAATTGAACTGGTATTCAAAGTAAAGAATAAAAGCATTAAGGAGCAGCAAGATACCCGTTGACAGGCCAAGGAACAGCAGGGTTATTTTGCTGGTTATTTTCAATTTACTCTGCCTCCTTCAGCATGTAGCCCATACCAAAAACGGTTTGAATGTAATGCGTAAGATCCTCTTTATCTAATTTTTTACGCAGATAATTGATGTAAACGTCAACCACGTTGGTGCCCAGGTTAAAGTTTATATCCCAAACTGCTTCCAGTATTTGTATCCGCGATAAAACCTTCCTTGGGTTCTTCATAAAATACTCTATCAGCCGGTATTCGGTAGGAGACAGGTTAAGCTGTTTGCCACCGCGCGTTAAAACTTTTGCATCAGTGTCTAACTCCAGGTCGCTCCAGCTAAAAGTGGTGTTTTCAACTTTGGTGTCGTTGCCGCGCCTTCTTAAAAGCGTTTTAAGACGGGCCGCCAGTTCGGCTATTTTAAAAGGTTTTACCAAATAATCGTCCGCACCGCTTTCTAAGCCCACTACAATATTTTCTGTTGAATCAAGTGCGGTAAGCATTAAAATGGGTGTCTTCTGGTCGGCAGTACGTATGCGTTTACATACTTGTATACCATCCATATTGGGTAGCATTACATCCAGTATAATAAGGTCAAACGGATAGCCTGTAGCCATTTGCAAACCCGTAAGCCCGTCATTAGCCACACTTATGTTGTTAAAACCATATTCGGCCAAACCCCGCTTTAATACCGATACCAAAGCCGGTTCATCTTCTACTAACAATACTGACATGCAACTAATAGATAGTTAGTTTAAACACTTCACCAACATCAAACCTGCAAATGCAAATAAGCAATATTGGCTGCAAAGAGGCTAAAAGTAATAAAATATTGCTGCTTTAAAATTCTATGATGGCCACCAATTGAATTAAATCTTTACTACATAAGCTTTTAATTCGGCCATTTTGCCGTCTTTAAAGCGCCAAACATCACAGTAAGCGTAATCTGTCATGTGGCCTTCTGCATCTTTTAAACTGATATGCCCAATGGCGGTAACAAAGTCGCCTTCAGCTATCATACATTCGGTTGAGAATTTCGGCTCAATATATGTTTGCTTCATGTAAGCTCTCACAGCTTCTTTGCCCTCTAAAATTTGATCGCCCATAAAGTTCCACAATGTATCCTCTGTGCAGTATGCCAGATAGCCTTCATTGTCGCCTGCAGATACCGCTGCATTTGCTTTTTCCAGTATAGATTTATTGTCTGTATGCATCATTATTAACGATTAAAATTTTTGGTCAGCTTAAGCAACCTTGTAGACACCGTTTTGTTTAACTCATCCCCGTTTAACTGCCAGCCCCAGTTGCCGCTTGCTGACGAAGGTACATTCATACGGCTTGCGCCATCCAGTTCCAAAACATCCTGAACCGGTAAAATTGCCACTTTAGCCACCGAAGCAAAGCACTGGCGGATCAATACATCGCATATGTTTTTCTCGGTAATTTTTTGACCGGTGTATTCCCGTATGGCAGTTTTAGCAACAGCGTCAGCATCCTGCATAAACCATCCTTTTAAGGTATTATTGTCGTGCGTTCCGGTGTAAGCGAAACTATTTTGGGTGAAATTATGCGGGATATGGTCTGATACCGGTGTTTCGCCACCGAAGGCAAACTGAAGCACACGCATTCCAGGCAGTCCAAATTCATCACGAAGTTGATAAACCGGCTCATCAATTTCGCCCAGATCCTCAGCCACAAAGGGCAGATCGCCCAGTTCATTTTTTATCACCTTAAAAAAATCAACGCCGGGGCCTGGTTGCCACTTTCCGGTTATGGCTGTTGTTTCACCACCGGGAACCTCCCAATAATCAGAGAAAGCCCTGAAATGGTCCAACCGTATCAGGTCAAAATACTCCAGATTTTTGCGGATGCGTTGCAGCCACCACTTATATTTTTGCTCTTTTAAAATGTCCCAATGGTAAACAGGCATACCCCATAACTGCCCTTCAGCAGAAAAGTAATCGGGAGGAACGCCAGCCACGCCCTGAATTCTGCCCTCTTTATCCAGTTTAAAAAGTTCGGGATTTGACCATACATCAACTGAGTCATAACTGATGTAAAACGGCATATCACCAAATAAAACTACACCTTTTTTATCAGCGTAATTTTTAAGTGACTGCCATTGTTGACTGAACAGGTATTGCAACCATTTCTCCTTTTCAATAGCAGTTGCATTTTGTTTTTTAGTCTTTTCAAGCGCTGAAACTTCCCTGTTACGGATTGGTTTAGGCCACTCGTACCAGGGTTTATCTTTATTGTTTTGCTTTGATACTTGGTACAATGCAAAATCATCCAGCCACCAGTCTTCTTTTAATTTAAATGCTTCAAAGTCTTTTTTTTTAGATGGGGCCGCTTCAATAAATTTTCGCCAGGCCTTGTCAAATAGTGCAGTTTTGATTTCCATAGCGCTGTATAGATCAGCGCGTGATGTAGAAGGCAGGTTGATCCCTTCAATATCACTTTTACCCAACCAGCCGTCTGTAACCATTAGTTCCGGACTTATTAATAATGTATTACCTGCAATGCTTGAAGTGGCACTGTATGGTGAGTAACCAGCTCCTTTATCAACCGGATTAACAGGCAGCATTTGCCAGTACTGCTGACCACTATTGTACAGAAAATCTATAAACTGATGAGCCTGCGGCCCTATATCGCCTACACCAAAAGCGGATGGGAGAGAAGTAACATGCAGTAATAAGCCTGCGCCCCGGTCAGTTGGTTTTTCTAACTTGAGCAGTGCTACAGGTAAGGCGCATAAAAGCTTTGAAACGCTTAAATTCTCTGATGTGTAGCCGTGATCTCCTGTTAATATGTTGGTCCACGTACCGGGAGCAGCGTTAGGCAGTGTTACAGCGGTATCGCGCCAGTCTATTGCGCAAGGATCGGTACCGTCTGCGCCAATTGCAGCAAGGTGCAAAGGCACAATAGTAACATACCAGCTTTTACCCAATTGCCGGGCAAAGGCCAAAATATTGTCTTTATACCTCCCTGTAGTAGCTAAAGGCAGGTAGTTGCCATCTGTAAATACTTTTGAGCCCTCATTGCGGATATTAAGTAGCTGCCTGGTTAAAGTGATTTTTATTTCACCATTATATCGGTTTTGCCATAACTGTTTCCAGTTATTACCGGTATCATCAATTTTTGCCAAATATTGATCACGAAGCTGATAATCAACCTGTCGGCGGTTATCGGGGTCAACCATGCTCAAATCCCATAATTCACAACCTTGATAAATATCAGGTATGCCAGGGCAGGTAAACTTTAACAAAACCTGCGCAAGGGAGTTGATAATGCCATAATCAGCAACACGCTGATGGAAGTTTTTAAAGCTCTTTGTGAAGCTGCTTTTTTTATTAAGAAGTTTTGCAATGAAACTTTTAACAGCATCCTCATACGCCTCATTCGGTGTAGCCCAATCTGAGTTCTGCTTGCCTTCCCGAAGCGCTTTGATCAGATAGTCCTGCAAACGTTGCGCGAAGTTATCATCACCACTTTGCGGCATGGGGTGCGCACCTAATATGGTTTGATAGATAAAGTATTCATCATTGCCATCGGGCGCGTTATTGGTTTTTAGCTTAGCTGATTCTTTTCGCCACTGCTTAACCAGTTTTAGCCACTCCTCAGGCATATCGGTCAATGCGTTCAATCGCGCTCTTACGTCTTCTCCACGTTTGGTGTCGTGTGTTGAAGTACCGTTTAATGATAATGACCAATAATGCTGCCTTTCCAGCATCAGTTGATGAAACTCTTCGCTTGACAGTCCGAAAGCTGCTGGTGAATCGCCCACTTCGTTATGACCGATAAACCGGTTGTAATTGTACATCAACGTATCTTCAACGCCCTTAGCCATTATAGGGCCGGTAAATTGCATACAGCGTTGGTAAAAGCGCAACGCGCGACCATTATAATCAGCATCACCTTTGTTGGTACGGTCAAGCATGGCAGTTCGTAATAAGTTGAAGGCGCCGCCTAATTCCGGATGAGCTTGAGCTGCTGATGTTATCAGGTCAGAAATAGCCGAAGATTCATCATCGCTCAAAGGCATGGCATTTCCATAATAACGATACACGGGGCAATGGATAAGTAGTTGCGCAATGGCTTCTTTCAACTGTTCATCGCTAACTTTTGGATCGATTGGTAGTTCTAAACTTTTATAAAGCTGAAACAAGTTTTCCAGTTCGCCGGCCATGTGCTGTTGTAATATAAAAGCCTTCTTTTCCAGCGTGCTCTGTTCTATGTCTGTTTTAGTGCCTGTCAGTTTTTGGTAATAGTCGGTAAATGCCTGCTCGTTTTGTGCATTAGTAAAAACGTTATTTACAATGGCTAAGAAATCATAACCTGTATTGCCCTGTACCGGCCAAATTTTTGGAAAAGGCTCACCGGCTTCCAATATTTTCTCAACGGTGATGTAAGTTTCGGCGCCGGCCAATTCTCTTAATTGTTGCAGATAACCCTCAGGGTCATACAATCCATCAATATGGTCAACCCGTAAGCCCTGGAATACTCCCTCATTTAATAATTGCTTTATCAATTGATGGTAGTGATCAAAAACTTCTTGGTTTTGTATGTTTAAACAAATCAGCCCATTGACCGTAAAAAACCTGCGGAAATTGATCTGCTTATCGGTTTCCTGCCAGTGGCAAAGCTGGTAAGCTTGTTTGTCTGACAGTTTTTTAAGTTGCTCAGGATTGTTGTTGATTGCTTCGATTTCTGCGGAAGTGGTTTTTTCTGCCTCATCCACCTGTACCGGATATTGTTGGCCGTAATAATCAAACCAAAAGCGACCGTCTTTTTTAATCAGCTGGATCTGTTTCTGTTTAATAGCCTCTTCAAACGGAATACCCAAAAAAGGCACCATAATGCGTCCACTATAGACATCGCTGTCCCAGCCAATGTCAAAGTAGGAAGCATATTTAGAGTCTTTGCCATTTTCCAGCACGTCCATCAGCCACTTGTTGTTGGGATGATAGGCCATGTGGTTAGGCACAATGTCCTGCAGCCAACTGATGCCTGATTGCTTTAACTGTGTGCTGATTTCGCGTAACTCGTCAAGCGTGCCAATTTCAGGGTTGATGTTCAATGGATCAGTCACATCGTATCCGTGCGTGCTGCCGGGCGTGGCCTCGAATATGGGTGAGGCATATAAAGTTTTAATGCCCAGTCCTTGTAAGTAAGGAACAATTTCATTTAGCTGTTTGAAGGTAAAATCCTTGTGAAATTGTATGCGGTAGGTAGAAACAGGATCAAACATATTATTGCGCATAAATGGTTGCCGATTGTGGCTGTAAGGTTATACTGTTGCTGTTAACTACTTGCGGGGCATCTGCCGGGCCACCCCATTGTGTTGATGCCGAATCAAATATCTTAGTCCAGTTGCCGCTAACGTCAACGCTTTGTCGCTGTTCTGAAAAATTTAGCAGGCAAACTACTTCCTGCTCAGCGGTCCAGCGTTTTACTATCAAAACATGCTGTTCAGCTTTTAGCGTGGTTTGAAGTGTGTCGCGCGTTGTGGTTTTCAATACCGCATGCGTCTTACGAAGATGGATCAATGCTTTGTAATAACTGAACAGCACTTGATGGTGTTGCTCTTTTAACAACTCCCATTGCAATTTTGAACGCTCGAAAGTGTCGATAGCTTGTGGGTCGGGTGCTTCCCCCTCGCTTTGGAAGTTTTTGAATTCTTCTCTGCGTCCTTTTCTAACGGCTTCAACCAATTCAGGGTCGGTGTGGCTTACAAAGTATTGAAACGGATTTGGCTCACCGTATTCTTCACCCATAAACAACAGCGGCAAATACGGACTAACCATTACCGCAGCCACCAAAAGTTTTTGCATTTCAAAACTCAGCAGCGTACTGGTACGTTCGCCTAACATGCGGTTGCCTATGTGATCATGATTTTGAGAGAATACAACAAACTGTTTTCCATCAAGCCCTGTTGCCTTTACACCAAAGGTTTTATGTCTTTCTTCAGAATATTGCCCATCGTAAACATAAGCGTCTGCATAAGCCTTAGCCATATCTTCAAGTCCATTGAAGTCGGCATAATAGCCATCGCGTTTTTGGCCGGCTGCAACACGCAACGCATGGTGAAATTCGTCCGTCCATTGCGCGTCCATACCAAAGCCACCCTCGGCAGTTGTTTTGATATAGCGGGTATCATTTAAGTCGCACTCAATAATGAGGTAATGCTCGCGGCCTGTTACCTGTTTTAGCTGCTCCACATACTCTTTCATTTCCTGCAGAATATGCTTCGGACTAAAGTCTTTGATAGCATGTACCGCATCCATCCTCAGTGCATCAATATGAAAATCCCTGAACCACATCAATACGTTCTCGATAAAGTATTTGCGCACGCCATCGCACCAGGCATCATCAAAATTGATTGCGCCTCCCCATGGTGTATTGTATTTTTCAGTAAAGTATGGCCCGTATTGCCCAAGATAATTACCTTCGGGTCCCATGTGGTTGTAAACTACATCCAGTATTACTGCCAAGCCTTTAGCATGGCAGGCATCAACCAACTTTTGCAGGCCATCGGGGCCGCCATAACTGTTTTGTACCGCAAATGGAAACACACCGTCGTAACCCCAGTTGCGCTCTCCGGCAAACTGAGCCACCGGCATTATTTCAATGGCGATTACACCCAGTTCAACCAAGTAGTCCAATTTTTCCTCAATGGCAGTGAAATTACCTTCGGGAGTAAATGTGCCCGTGTGTAGCTCATATATTATGTAGTTGCCCAGGTCTGGGTTACGCCAGCTTTGGTCCGTCCACTTAAAATTATGTAAAGGCGTTGCTGCCGACTGCCCATGCACGCTGTCCGGTTGAAATAATGATGCAGGGTCAGGCAGGGGGGCTTTGCCATCAATAGCAAAGCCGTACCGCATTCCGGGTTTAAGTTTGGCGGTGGTTAGCTCCCAATAACCCCTGTCGGCCTTATTCAAGGCAAATGTTTTATTATCAAAGCTCACCTCAACTTCTTTAGCAA encodes the following:
- a CDS encoding DoxX family protein, which encodes MNKRNKIIYWVVTLWLALGMTSTAIVQLLETKDETAMMAHLGYPRYLLIVLGVWKIAGVITVLLPKFTLLKEWAYASFFFAMSGAVVSHLVVADGVITMFGSTLLIVLTIISWCSRPPERKLINAKSLSI
- a CDS encoding SRPBCC family protein; translation: MELKTKINAENGRNDLSITREFDLPVELLFRAYTDAEILEQWMGTKVLKLDNEKHGGFQFETTDPKGNKYRFNGSIHEFIAGTKITRTFEFENMPFDVQLEFLDFEKLTDDTSKLTIHTIYRSNEHRDRMLQMPFKQGLNMAHNRLEEIVMQLK
- a CDS encoding ArsR/SmtB family transcription factor — encoded protein: MNLRRDVFQAIADPTRRAILLLLASQSMTAGAIAANFDTARPTISKHLQILTECELLAQTQSGREVHYHINAKKMKDVADFIEPFRQIWDDRFNKLEAIMKTYQQNKK
- a CDS encoding GlxA family transcriptional regulator: MKHITILAPSCATTLGTVACIAGAYEILTRANTYCKQSQGRQLFNIEIAGTTPRTALANGLFTVKTHSFVTDLSKTNLIIIPSLPSSFDRSAPENVALLQWIEKQYKNGAEIASMCSAAFMLASTGLLDGRNCSTHWNFANKFRTQFPNVNLQTDELITDEHGIYTNGGAYSFLNLVLYIVEKYFDRHTAIYCSKIFQIEIDRHRQSGFIIFEGQKQHSDEMVREAQAYIESQLSEKISVETLSAKFAIGRRNFDRRFIKATGNTPIEYAQRVKVESAKKAFETTRKSINEVMYEVGYSDLKAFREVFRRFTGVSPLVYRSKYNKDSAQLQ
- a CDS encoding DinB family protein translates to MKFKIIAIALCMLFGGQLAKAQVKVTEIVKEWERSKAYTKEYLDAMPETGYSLKPTSQMRSFAEQMLHIADANYGLASSALNVKSPVELGSLEKSTDKSKSNVIRLVMNSYDYIISSINKMTDAQLNEPVKMIGSFDMDKRTGLAKTLEHQAHHRGQTTVYLRLAGVTPPQEKLF
- a CDS encoding SRPBCC family protein; protein product: MDTNDFTTAITVDQSPEQVFDAVISPQQWWSGQFEGSTKQLNDEFTYRYKDMHYSKQCVTEFMPNKKVVWQVTDSNLSFLEDKHEWTGSKIVFEISHVGDKTQLKFTHYGISPAVECYDACSNAWSQLIQQSLYGFITTGKTEKPELA
- a CDS encoding bestrophin family protein, with product MLLKRNIPFSYVMGKIKMEMALLAAYSSLVYIAHTAYNFPGVSIPIAIPAILGTIISLLLAFRSNQAYDRWWEARTIWGAIVNDSRSLARQILTFVDNDTYQNEDRSPLRERIIKRQIAWCYALTNHLRGQNTCEPLNGLIAEEEKRAVMTLDNTPMALLEQHGNDIRLLLKLGWINQYQQVALDETLTRFSNTMGACERIKNTVFPVTYSLYIHVLVIMFALMMPFSLIEHVGIFQIPLVVAISASFFLIEKMAIHLQDPFENKPTDTPMTAISKKIDRDLHQLMHDEYEKSNEQNVQQANVMFYIL
- a CDS encoding sensor histidine kinase, whose amino-acid sequence is MKITSKITLLFLGLSTGILLLLNAFILYFEYQFNYRDFFKRLEARTNITAEINLLPGGNKTAYAEVRNRYLERLDGETEYIVKADKQGNYKNPGVPEAFFRDIINLKSSTYRKGNKFFAGKIFEIGADRYIVIATALNAYGLNEINELQKILLIGFFGALIIVFFVGRAFSNYTFAPVRKIIHSVNNITSDNLHLRLDEPDGKDEIGELAHTFNNMLNRLETAFETQNNFVSNASHELRTPLTVINSELELALNNSTSNDKHHEALTVIHDETTKLIQMLNSLLSLAQTGFDGKKQNWQRIRMDELVLTAVESVKKIMPESNIQIDFSALPADADSLHVLGNVNLLHLAASNIISNGCKYSKNALVNVKLFLQNNSIVFSVTDQGIGIPATEVQHIFEPFFRASNTHQYNGHGVGLPLTLNIIRLHNGTIGIRSEINTGTEIMVSLPLEQADNSN
- a CDS encoding response regulator transcription factor, with the translated sequence MSVLLVEDEPALVSVLKRGLAEYGFNNISVANDGLTGLQMATGYPFDLIILDVMLPNMDGIQVCKRIRTADQKTPILMLTALDSTENIVVGLESGADDYLVKPFKIAELAARLKTLLRRRGNDTKVENTTFSWSDLELDTDAKVLTRGGKQLNLSPTEYRLIEYFMKNPRKVLSRIQILEAVWDINFNLGTNVVDVYINYLRKKLDKEDLTHYIQTVFGMGYMLKEAE
- a CDS encoding nuclear transport factor 2 family protein; the encoded protein is MMHTDNKSILEKANAAVSAGDNEGYLAYCTEDTLWNFMGDQILEGKEAVRAYMKQTYIEPKFSTECMIAEGDFVTAIGHISLKDAEGHMTDYAYCDVWRFKDGKMAELKAYVVKI